In Streptomyces sp. NBC_01381, the sequence GTGTGCATGACGGCTGCGAGCCAGCGTGCGTCGGGGTCCGGGTACCCCGTGCCGGGGTGGGCGTACCCGTCGCCGGGGCGGGCGCCTTGTTCATCGGCGCCCCGTAGCGGGGGCTGTGCCCACCCGTTCCGCCCTGCGGAACGCCTGCCCACAGCGGGACCGGCGGGACCGGCGGGACCGGCGGGATCGGGCTCGCCGTTTTGGTTCACCCAATTATTGTGACCCGGGGTGGGCCGGCACGGGTCAGCCGATCGGTTGACCCAGGGGTCAGCCGTAACGCTTCTCGGGAGCAGCCGGTACGCCGACGGTGTCGGCCGGGGCGCGGCCGGAAGATCGACGCATGACCAAGAACCCCAGCCACAAGCGCTCGAAGCGCACCCGCATCGTCACCGGCGCCCTCGCGATCGCCGCCCTCGGGGCCGGCACCTTTGGCGCCGTTTCCGCGACCGCCGGGACCCCGGACGCCGCGACCAAGGCTCCCGTCGTCGCCGACGCGAGCAACGGCAACCTCCAGCAGTCCACGCACCTCACCGTGGCCGCGGCGACCAAGGCCGCGCAGGCGAGCCTGGACGCCGCGAAGAAGGAGAACCAGCGGGTCACGGTGGCCGTCGTGGACCGCAACGGCAACACCATCGTGACCCTGCGCGGCGACGGCGCGGGCCCGCAGTCCTACGAGTCCGCCGAGAAGAAGGCGTACACCGCCGTCTCCTGGAACGCGCCGACCTCCGAGCTGGCCAAGCGCCTGGAGCAGGCCCCGAACCTGAAGGACATCCCCGGCACGCTGTTCCTGGCGGGCGGCGCCCCGGTCACCGCCAAGGGTGCCCCGATCGCGGGCGTCGGCGTCGCGGGCGCTCCCTCCGGCGACCTGGACGAGAAGTTCGCCCAGGCCGGTGTCGCGGCGCTGAACGGCTGACATCGGCCGCTAGGGCGTCC encodes:
- a CDS encoding heme-binding protein, whose amino-acid sequence is MTKNPSHKRSKRTRIVTGALAIAALGAGTFGAVSATAGTPDAATKAPVVADASNGNLQQSTHLTVAAATKAAQASLDAAKKENQRVTVAVVDRNGNTIVTLRGDGAGPQSYESAEKKAYTAVSWNAPTSELAKRLEQAPNLKDIPGTLFLAGGAPVTAKGAPIAGVGVAGAPSGDLDEKFAQAGVAALNG